In a single window of the Actinomycetota bacterium genome:
- a CDS encoding phage major capsid protein has product MSIKLPELRPDATLSDVRSALADGARTLLELRSKPADARGDTFDADAKSVIDFIHAANVIEQAFTSVERGRIESEARGPRTGEIDLTNDRRSMGAQVTDGDAYAQWATRGRAGGPFVTEVRNLLGGFSAGAYDTGADGFLAAGSPMYVPATAPRRRTFLRDVMSVQPTGLRVVPYVRELAPITSESGAGMTSEGSAKTEATMQFETHSAIIEKITAWVPATDEILTDAPTLRGYIDTRLSYMLSIKEDDQIINGTGTSPEITGVETVSGTQTQSTPTGDFPGIIGNSIAKVENMYGEPNAVLANPLDYWAAVIKRWSTQQDNAGGGNAPSAEAGITWGLPAVRTRAVASGKAYVGDFRIASTLFDRQQTTVRVGDQHSDYFTRNLVVVLAEKRIGIAWHRPDLVVKATVPTS; this is encoded by the coding sequence GTGAGCATCAAGCTCCCCGAGCTGCGCCCCGACGCCACCCTGTCAGACGTACGCAGCGCCCTCGCCGACGGGGCCCGGACCCTGCTGGAGCTGCGCTCCAAGCCGGCCGACGCCCGTGGCGACACGTTCGACGCCGACGCCAAGTCGGTGATCGACTTCATCCACGCCGCCAACGTGATCGAACAGGCGTTCACCTCCGTCGAGCGTGGCCGCATCGAGTCGGAGGCCCGTGGCCCCCGCACCGGTGAGATCGACCTCACCAACGACCGGCGTTCCATGGGCGCCCAGGTGACCGACGGCGACGCCTACGCCCAGTGGGCGACCCGCGGCCGGGCCGGCGGCCCGTTCGTTACCGAGGTCCGCAACCTGCTCGGCGGGTTCTCCGCCGGCGCGTACGACACGGGCGCCGACGGCTTCCTCGCCGCCGGCTCGCCGATGTACGTGCCCGCCACCGCACCCCGCCGGCGTACCTTCCTGCGGGACGTGATGAGCGTCCAGCCGACCGGGTTGCGGGTCGTGCCCTACGTGCGTGAGCTGGCCCCGATCACCAGCGAGTCGGGTGCCGGGATGACGTCGGAGGGCTCGGCCAAGACCGAGGCGACGATGCAGTTCGAGACCCACTCGGCGATCATCGAGAAGATCACCGCCTGGGTCCCGGCGACCGACGAGATCCTCACCGACGCCCCGACGCTGCGCGGCTACATCGATACGCGGCTGTCGTACATGCTGTCCATCAAGGAAGACGACCAGATCATCAACGGGACCGGCACGTCGCCGGAGATCACCGGCGTCGAAACGGTGTCGGGGACACAGACCCAGTCGACCCCGACCGGCGATTTTCCCGGCATCATCGGCAACTCCATCGCCAAGGTCGAGAACATGTACGGCGAGCCGAACGCTGTGTTGGCCAACCCACTCGACTACTGGGCGGCGGTCATCAAGCGCTGGTCGACCCAGCAGGACAACGCCGGCGGTGGTAACGCCCCCTCGGCGGAAGCCGGCATCACCTGGGGCCTGCCCGCCGTGCGTACCCGTGCCGTGGCGTCCGGTAAGGCGTACGTCGGTGACTTCCGCATCGCGTCCACGCTGTTCGATCGACAGCAGACCACCGTCCGGGTCGGCGACCAGCACTCGGACTACTTCACCCGCAACCTGGTTGTGGTGCTGGCTGAGAAGCGAATCGGCATCGCCTGGCATCGACCGGACCTCGTCGTGAAGGCGACCGTCCCGACCAGCTGA
- a CDS encoding NAD-dependent epimerase/dehydratase family protein: MIALVTGSAGFVGRHTVRALRDRGWDVHGIDLALSADCTVASVSDVRHFFRLDDRRFDLVVHCAAVVGGRAMIDGSPLQLAAEDLSIDAEMWRWALRTRPGRVVYFSSAAAYPTWLQTDDAIAALLEDDIDLGAGHHLGRPDQTYGWVKLTGELLAVHAREQGLAVTVLRPFSGYGGDQALDYPFPSILARAVAREDPLDVWSDTVRDFVHVDDVVACTLAAVEAGVDGPLNICTGVATSFSQLAHLAASVVGYEPEVRVLEGYPTGVRYRVGDPTKMLGVFPPVVTIADGVNTAVKGLS; this comes from the coding sequence GTGATCGCCCTCGTCACCGGCTCGGCCGGGTTCGTCGGCCGCCACACGGTGCGGGCGTTGCGGGATCGCGGGTGGGACGTGCACGGCATCGACCTGGCGCTCTCCGCCGACTGCACGGTCGCCTCCGTGTCGGACGTGCGGCACTTCTTCCGACTGGACGACCGCCGGTTCGACCTGGTCGTCCACTGCGCCGCCGTTGTCGGCGGGCGGGCAATGATCGACGGTTCGCCGCTGCAGCTCGCCGCCGAGGACCTGTCGATCGACGCCGAGATGTGGCGATGGGCGCTACGCACCCGGCCCGGCCGGGTCGTCTATTTCTCATCTGCAGCCGCCTATCCGACGTGGTTGCAGACCGACGACGCGATAGCGGCGCTGCTCGAGGACGACATCGACCTGGGCGCCGGTCATCATTTGGGCCGGCCCGACCAGACGTACGGCTGGGTGAAGCTGACCGGCGAACTACTCGCTGTTCACGCTCGTGAGCAGGGGTTGGCGGTGACGGTGCTGCGCCCGTTCTCCGGCTACGGCGGCGACCAGGCGCTCGACTACCCGTTCCCGTCGATCCTCGCCCGCGCTGTCGCCCGCGAGGATCCGTTGGACGTGTGGTCGGACACGGTGCGGGACTTCGTCCACGTCGACGACGTGGTCGCCTGCACGCTAGCCGCCGTCGAGGCGGGCGTTGACGGCCCGCTGAACATCTGCACCGGGGTGGCCACGTCATTCTCCCAGCTCGCCCATCTGGCCGCCTCGGTCGTCGGCTACGAGCCGGAGGTGCGAGTGCTGGAGGGCTACCCCACCGGGGTCCGCTACCGGGTGGGGGACCCGACGAAGATGTTGGGCGTGTTCCCCCCGGTCGTCACCATCGCCGACGGGGTGAACACTGCAGTGAAGGGGCTGTCATGA
- a CDS encoding glycosyltransferase: MRVAVFPADLGGCGYYRVIWPAEALAAQGADVVLVRPDVDDDRQIQAAWIGDGDDRRLVDVVAPDADVVVLQRPLTDTLVEAIPMLQAQGVRVVVEIDDAFDAISPRNVSWKALHPRTSPRRNWLHLRRACELADLVVASTPALAAHYGRHGRAVVVENCIPEHYLGITGTPHDGVFVGWSGSIMTHPDDLQATGGGVGRAVARTGARFAVIGTGRGVQRALGLPEPPLACGWVPIEQYPTALAQLNLGVVPLELTPFNEAKSWLKGLELSAVGVPFVASPTGPYRALVERGAGLLAERPREWEGLVKRLVGDTDWRLDLAGRAREVAAGLTIEANCGRWWDAWTTPVNTVCAA, translated from the coding sequence GTGAGAGTTGCCGTCTTCCCCGCCGACCTCGGCGGGTGCGGGTACTACCGGGTGATCTGGCCGGCCGAGGCGCTCGCCGCCCAGGGTGCCGACGTGGTGTTGGTGCGCCCCGACGTCGACGACGACCGCCAGATCCAGGCGGCGTGGATCGGTGACGGCGACGACCGACGCCTAGTCGACGTGGTCGCCCCCGATGCCGACGTGGTGGTGCTGCAACGCCCGCTCACCGACACGCTGGTCGAGGCGATCCCGATGCTGCAGGCCCAAGGGGTGCGGGTGGTCGTGGAGATCGACGACGCCTTCGACGCCATTTCCCCCCGCAACGTGTCGTGGAAGGCGCTGCATCCCCGCACGTCGCCCCGTCGCAACTGGCTGCACCTGCGTCGGGCGTGCGAGCTGGCCGACCTGGTGGTGGCGTCCACCCCCGCCCTGGCGGCCCACTACGGGCGCCACGGCCGGGCCGTCGTGGTCGAGAATTGCATCCCCGAGCACTACCTGGGCATCACCGGCACCCCGCACGACGGCGTGTTCGTCGGCTGGTCGGGGTCGATCATGACCCACCCGGACGACCTGCAGGCGACCGGCGGCGGTGTTGGGCGGGCGGTGGCCCGCACCGGGGCCCGCTTCGCCGTGATCGGCACCGGCAGGGGCGTGCAGAGGGCGTTGGGGCTGCCCGAGCCGCCGTTGGCGTGCGGCTGGGTGCCGATCGAGCAGTACCCGACGGCGCTCGCCCAGCTCAACCTCGGGGTAGTCCCGTTGGAGCTGACCCCCTTCAACGAGGCGAAGTCGTGGCTGAAGGGGCTGGAGCTGTCGGCAGTGGGGGTGCCGTTCGTCGCCTCACCGACCGGGCCGTACCGGGCCCTGGTCGAGCGGGGGGCCGGGCTGCTCGCCGAACGCCCCCGCGAGTGGGAGGGCCTGGTGAAGCGCCTGGTCGGTGACACCGACTGGCGGCTCGATCTGGCCGGCCGGGCACGCGAGGTGGCCGCCGGGTTGACGATCGAGGCCAACTGCGGCCGCTGGTGGGACGCCTGGACAACCCCAGTCAACACCGTCTGCGCAGCATGA
- a CDS encoding HK97 family phage prohead protease produces MNREHRAAPVAAVDGDGRTFTARAVTYDVVDDYNTRFIKGVFNASLARRLPVIAWSHDWSEPIGRATSWDERDDGLYITARLSDPEAVPRARQAMVQLADGTLDSVSVGFLRLEERTGDDGVVDIIRGDLDEVSVVLRGAVPGAEVLSVRSAGGAVDLDALVAIAKRKAAGELSDAEAKAALGLLAGGVAELPEPEPEPEPEPPVAIDAEIDAALASLGRSR; encoded by the coding sequence ATGAACCGCGAGCATCGCGCCGCCCCCGTGGCCGCCGTCGACGGCGACGGCCGCACGTTCACCGCCCGGGCCGTCACCTACGACGTAGTCGACGACTACAACACTCGTTTCATCAAGGGGGTGTTCAACGCCTCGCTGGCTCGCCGCCTGCCGGTCATCGCCTGGTCGCACGACTGGTCCGAGCCGATCGGGCGTGCCACCAGCTGGGATGAGCGCGACGACGGGCTGTACATCACCGCTCGCCTGTCCGACCCGGAGGCGGTGCCCAGGGCCCGCCAGGCGATGGTGCAGCTGGCCGACGGGACGCTCGACTCGGTGTCGGTCGGGTTCTTACGCCTGGAGGAACGCACCGGCGACGACGGGGTGGTCGACATCATCCGCGGTGACCTCGACGAGGTGTCGGTGGTGCTCCGCGGGGCGGTGCCGGGCGCCGAGGTGCTGTCCGTACGCTCGGCCGGGGGTGCGGTCGACCTGGACGCCCTGGTGGCGATCGCCAAGCGCAAGGCCGCCGGTGAGCTGTCCGACGCCGAGGCGAAGGCCGCGCTCGGCCTGCTCGCCGGCGGCGTTGCCGAGCTGCCGGAGCCGGAGCCGGAGCCGGAGCCGGAGCCGCCGGTCGCGATCGACGCCGAGATCGATGCAGCGTTGGCGTCGCTGGGACGCAGCCGGTGA
- a CDS encoding phage portal protein — MTAVERRLILPPNIRDPRAATATLGWTAPDLPQVEHWDAEQAWRLGVLANVVAYRCVQLRANACSSIPLVAGTRLGDHTTIRPNAPIARLLGPPPGGPAPKLSATRLIRWTVAQEIVTGRRAWEIETDNQRPDGRPVAFWPLVSAQVRATPAHKGTEWFRLFEYGPAHDPVSLVPGFVFYGWTPSGLNFRQAESPLQSSRFDLSLVQLCDRYGIGFLRNGAVPAAIITTTAFPDDDHRQRFLAAWQAEFGGPENAGRVALNEVGDDGDGPVGDSIDVKVLGLSAKDARLVEARKEAMLEVAMSLGVPWSKLDASGRTFDNAEVEDRAFYEETILPDLVDLQDDINMQLAPRLGDEVVWFDLRGVRALQRRMFTIGGGDLPALLDRGVLLPNEVRGDLSLKPVEWGDRPLQPATSVPDATLPDNTPAPKPEPEPELEPAPEPRALPAAPEHRGIDPEQVEARRARIWRATDAAAQTVETRWERAWRRFFDRQRDATLTRLRGKRGRQALGYGTDGLPVGAETRAPGDPIEPENIFSPDFWFVETNEMAVGLFEAAAGAGLDRLVALFEVAFDVHAAWVEDFIQVRAAQLAGQVTQTTYDQLRDELSDGVGLGESIDELSDRVINVFSQASEHRARTIARTEVISAYNGAAVLGASQLPRDVVAGQEWIATRDTRTRDAHASADGQIVTAGAPFVVAGYSAAYPGDPALPASQTVNCRCAVAFLTPEEMAEMVGRVPARVPDRAARALLSLVIPGEFDELGFRRAAQEVAA, encoded by the coding sequence ATGACCGCCGTCGAGCGCCGCCTCATCCTGCCACCCAACATTCGCGACCCGCGGGCCGCCACCGCCACCCTCGGCTGGACGGCCCCCGACCTGCCACAGGTCGAGCATTGGGACGCCGAGCAGGCGTGGCGCCTCGGTGTGCTCGCCAACGTCGTCGCCTACCGCTGCGTCCAGCTGCGAGCCAACGCCTGCTCCAGCATCCCGCTGGTCGCCGGCACCCGCCTCGGGGACCACACGACGATCCGCCCCAACGCCCCGATCGCCCGCCTGCTCGGCCCCCCACCCGGCGGGCCGGCCCCCAAGCTGTCCGCCACCCGCCTCATCCGCTGGACGGTCGCCCAGGAGATCGTCACCGGCCGGCGGGCATGGGAGATCGAGACTGACAACCAGCGCCCCGACGGGCGCCCCGTCGCCTTCTGGCCGCTGGTATCCGCCCAGGTGCGAGCCACCCCGGCGCACAAGGGGACCGAGTGGTTCCGGCTGTTCGAGTACGGCCCCGCCCACGACCCGGTCTCCCTCGTCCCCGGGTTCGTGTTCTACGGCTGGACCCCGTCGGGGCTGAACTTCCGCCAAGCCGAATCGCCGCTGCAGTCGTCCCGGTTCGACTTGTCGCTCGTGCAGCTCTGCGACCGCTACGGCATCGGCTTCCTACGCAACGGCGCCGTGCCCGCCGCGATCATCACCACCACCGCCTTCCCCGACGACGACCACCGCCAGCGTTTCCTCGCCGCCTGGCAGGCCGAGTTCGGCGGGCCGGAGAACGCCGGCCGGGTGGCGCTCAACGAGGTCGGCGACGACGGCGACGGCCCGGTCGGCGACTCGATCGACGTGAAGGTGCTCGGCCTGTCCGCCAAGGACGCCCGCCTCGTCGAGGCCCGCAAGGAAGCGATGCTCGAGGTGGCGATGTCGCTCGGCGTCCCCTGGTCGAAGCTGGACGCCTCCGGGCGCACGTTCGACAACGCCGAGGTGGAGGACCGGGCGTTCTACGAGGAGACGATCCTGCCCGACCTGGTCGACCTGCAGGACGACATCAACATGCAGCTCGCCCCCCGCCTCGGCGACGAGGTCGTCTGGTTCGACCTGCGGGGCGTACGGGCGCTGCAGCGGCGCATGTTCACGATTGGCGGCGGCGACCTGCCGGCCCTGCTCGACCGGGGCGTGCTGCTGCCAAACGAGGTACGCGGTGACCTGTCGCTGAAGCCCGTCGAGTGGGGCGACCGGCCGCTGCAGCCGGCGACGAGCGTCCCCGACGCCACCCTGCCCGACAACACCCCCGCCCCCAAGCCAGAGCCGGAGCCGGAGCTGGAGCCGGCGCCGGAACCTCGTGCCCTGCCCGCCGCCCCCGAGCACCGTGGCATCGACCCCGAGCAGGTGGAGGCCCGCCGGGCCCGGATCTGGCGAGCCACCGACGCCGCCGCACAGACCGTCGAGACCCGCTGGGAGCGGGCATGGCGCCGGTTCTTCGACCGGCAGCGGGACGCCACCTTGACCCGCCTGCGCGGCAAGCGTGGCCGACAGGCGCTCGGCTACGGCACCGACGGCCTCCCCGTCGGTGCCGAAACCCGCGCGCCGGGCGACCCGATCGAGCCGGAGAACATCTTCTCGCCCGACTTCTGGTTCGTCGAAACCAACGAGATGGCGGTCGGGCTGTTCGAGGCGGCCGCCGGTGCCGGCCTCGACCGGCTGGTCGCCCTGTTCGAGGTGGCGTTCGACGTGCACGCCGCCTGGGTCGAGGACTTCATCCAAGTCCGGGCCGCTCAGCTCGCCGGGCAGGTCACGCAGACCACCTACGACCAGCTCCGTGACGAGCTGTCCGACGGGGTGGGGCTCGGCGAGTCGATCGACGAGCTGTCCGACCGGGTGATCAACGTGTTCTCCCAGGCGTCCGAGCATCGTGCACGCACCATCGCCCGCACCGAGGTGATCTCCGCCTACAACGGCGCCGCCGTCCTCGGCGCCTCCCAGCTGCCCCGTGACGTGGTCGCCGGCCAGGAGTGGATCGCCACCCGCGACACCCGCACCCGCGACGCCCACGCCTCCGCCGACGGCCAGATCGTCACCGCCGGCGCCCCGTTCGTCGTCGCGGGCTATTCGGCCGCCTACCCGGGCGACCCGGCTCTCCCGGCGTCGCAGACGGTCAACTGCCGGTGCGCGGTGGCGTTTCTCACCCCCGAGGAGATGGCCGAGATGGTCGGGCGGGTCCCGGCCCGGGTGCCTGATCGGGCCGCACGGGCCCTGCTCAGCCTGGTCATCCCAGGAGAGTTCGACGAGCTCGGCTTCCGCCGGGCCGCACAGGAGGTTGCAGCATGA
- a CDS encoding DNA-packaging protein has translation MTDLLTVVRSMTDTEWAEISKVLLTWFPTGRSEQKPGAADWLVYAYVAGRGAGKTRAGAEWLAEQAVTQPGTRWAVVAPTFADVRDTCIEGQSGLLTVVRRRIPGLDVAKAWNRTLLELNLPNGARIKGFSADEPNRLRGPQHHGAWADELAAWRYHDAWDQLQFGLRLGDHPRTFVTTTPKPTRTVRRLRERSQRGDEVRWVGGSTFDNADNLSAVALAELRATYEHTRLGRQELFGELLTDTPGALWTVDLIDRHRVATHPPLTRVVVAIDPAVTAGENSDSTGIVAAGIGVDGHVYILADRTCVASPADWARRAVALYDDVLADRIVAEVNNGGDLVGTVLRTIEPSVPIRQVHASRGKRMRAEPVAALYEQGRVHHVVGADLSDLEDQMTTWTPDTGSSPDRLDALVWAVTDLAVEQAKTRRRSIVGTVAA, from the coding sequence ATGACCGACCTGCTCACCGTCGTCCGCTCCATGACCGACACCGAATGGGCCGAGATCTCCAAGGTGCTGCTCACCTGGTTCCCAACAGGCCGATCGGAGCAGAAACCGGGCGCCGCCGATTGGCTCGTGTACGCCTACGTCGCCGGCCGGGGCGCCGGCAAGACCCGAGCCGGCGCCGAATGGCTCGCCGAGCAGGCCGTCACCCAGCCCGGCACCCGTTGGGCGGTCGTCGCCCCCACCTTCGCCGACGTGCGAGACACCTGCATCGAAGGCCAATCCGGCCTGCTCACCGTCGTTCGCCGCCGCATCCCCGGCCTCGATGTCGCCAAAGCCTGGAACCGCACCCTGCTCGAGCTGAACCTGCCCAACGGGGCCCGCATCAAAGGCTTCTCCGCCGACGAGCCGAACCGCCTCCGCGGACCCCAGCATCATGGCGCCTGGGCGGACGAACTGGCCGCCTGGCGCTACCACGACGCCTGGGACCAGCTGCAGTTCGGGCTCCGCCTCGGCGACCACCCCCGCACGTTCGTCACCACCACCCCCAAGCCCACCCGCACCGTCCGCCGGCTGCGGGAACGCTCCCAGCGTGGCGACGAGGTCCGCTGGGTGGGCGGATCCACGTTCGACAACGCCGACAACCTGTCCGCCGTTGCCCTCGCCGAACTGCGAGCCACCTACGAACACACCCGCCTCGGCCGCCAAGAGCTATTCGGCGAGCTGCTCACCGACACCCCCGGCGCCCTGTGGACCGTCGACCTCATCGACCGCCACCGGGTCGCCACCCACCCGCCGCTCACCCGGGTTGTCGTCGCGATCGACCCGGCCGTCACCGCCGGCGAAAACTCTGACTCCACCGGCATCGTCGCCGCCGGCATCGGCGTCGACGGGCACGTGTACATTCTCGCCGACCGCACCTGCGTCGCCAGCCCCGCCGACTGGGCCCGACGGGCCGTCGCCCTCTACGACGACGTCCTCGCCGACCGCATCGTCGCCGAGGTCAACAACGGCGGCGATCTTGTGGGCACCGTGCTGCGCACCATCGAGCCGTCCGTTCCCATCCGCCAGGTGCACGCCAGCCGTGGCAAGCGGATGCGCGCCGAACCGGTCGCTGCGCTCTACGAGCAGGGCCGGGTGCACCACGTGGTGGGTGCCGACCTGTCCGACCTGGAAGACCAGATGACAACCTGGACACCCGACACCGGATCCTCCCCCGACCGGCTCGACGCCCTCGTGTGGGCGGTCACCGACCTCGCCGTCGAGCAGGCGAAAACTCGTCGACGCAGCATCGTCGGGACCGTCGCAGCATGA